The DNA window GGCGAAAACTGAAGCGACCACGAGACCAACGCGCCCCGTGAGGAACAATGTGAGTTTTAGCAGGCACTTACCCAGATATTATTAAACAAAGtgatatttatatttgaaatgCGTGTGTGTAAATAGTGTCTCGTCTTTCATAAGCATATGTCCAGGCTCATGGGGCTGTGAGCCAGTGAGAGGGGTTTATTCACCCCTTTCACAAAAGGGGTTACTTTTTTACAGTTTCTTCTCAAAACAGTTACCCAATTCTCTCGCCAATTTAGTCAATGCCAAATTCATTGGCTAAGACCCCATCAGTCATACACAATGCTAACAAACTGGCAGCATTAGACAAAAACATGCTTTCTCCAAGAGGGGTTAAGCCACCCACTGCTTCCTTTTTATCTGCCCATAACACAACAAAACTAGTTTTATGTACTAAGTTCTATGGCAGGAGTCTCCCAGAAAGGGGAGTGGAGAACTCACACTGACACCCATGACCTGCCTCACTGGTGAGGCAACAAGCAAAGGAGAAGTACCCATTGGTTCCCTTCAAAACCTCTGGAAAGTTGGGCTGGTTCTATGGCTAGCACCAAGATTCTAAGAATACTGAATGGAACTAGCTCAGGAACCAGATATCTTTTGCTGGAAAagtgataaagagagagaggccatTTCCAATGTAGGAATGCAACCTAAAgcctcgttttttttttataccaaCAAATAAGTACTGGGATGAAACAGGCAGTCCTCTGAAAACCTGATTAGTTTTCTTTAAACCCTTTGTTCATTCTGTGTAAGTGTGCACAGACTGGACACACAATGcaaacactgctccacattgtaagagagggagaaaagctGTTAGCTCCAGGTCAGTGCATGTACAAGATCAGCAGTGTAACACTCAAATTGTGTGTGTCAAACTCCAAACAATTGCTTTGTTTGTGCCTATATGACATGCTGAGTCCCTTGAATATAGAAATGTCTTTTCCTCCATCTAGAGGGCTTTGTAAATAGCAAGGAATGTCCAATGATGGCCGAAGAGGATCAGCATTCTTGCCATCAACTTCCTTCCGTCTTGCATATTAATCTCAAAATTTTCCACCTCCCCTACATCACATCCCATCTCAAAAAGCAGCAACACCATAGTGGACTTCCAATGGAGATGTGTCCCCAACTTGGAGATTTCCCCCTGTTGTGAGGTTTTGAGAGACAACTCAGAGGTGACCTTAGCAAACTAGAGTTGTGGGGTGAGGTGGCGGTGACAACACTAAAGCACCTCTCCTCGACAACCACTGGCATTTTATGATTGGTCTGCCATTGATGGTGCCATTAGTGCTTTCAGGGTGGGTGAaactgaatgaatgttaaaagaAAACTGCCCAGATTCCCACATTGGTCAGCATGACTCTGACTGATCTCATCCACCCAGAGAGGATGAGGTCAGTTATGCATTCTCAGAGCCCcactttattacatttattatttataaattccAAAGATAAAAGGTCAAAATAACACATTACAGTTATGAAATGGCAATACCATTGGGACAAATTCTAATATATTAGAAAAAACTTTCagaaaatgataaaatgatGTAATGGTTGGTAACAATGGAAGAcagcagattttaaaaaaataattatacacacacacacacatacatatatatacacacacatatatatatttatatacatacttGAAAGACTTTAATGCAGTTTGACATTTAAAACTAGCTTGGATTGAGAAGCAGAATCGAACGACTCAATATTTGCACTCAAGTAACAACTAAAGTAGATAGTGACATTAATGATTATGGAGTAATCTCCCAAGCTCAACTGTTTTCGAGAAGATATAAAGTCGTATTTCTCTGTAACTTTAGTATAATGTCCCTTTTATATAACCGGAGAATGTTGGGAtataaactttaaaatgtacaagCCTGAAAATAACAATTTATTCTGCTTCTGTGGAGCACGAGTGATTATTTAACGATGACGCAGCTACACTTAAGTTAGAGTGTACACGTGCATGGTCCTAAAAAATGAGTTAATCCAGCTCCTCTCTGCGTGTTTCAGTGTGGTCTACCTTGCTGATGGCTCTCTTTCCCAGTAAACTTTTGATGAAGTGTCCTCCCGCTGCTCCCGCACGGTGCACACACGCCGCCATGTTGTTTACTGATATGTAAACGTCATCGGCCTCCTCGACTCTGATTGGAGCAAACAGAGCAGCTGCGCAGTCACAAGCAGAATGAGTCTATCACGTGAtaactgggctcaaggcaggaacataccctggagggctTCACAcccacaatcacaccactggGTATTCGTACAGCCAGTCTACCTACCAAAATGAAATcatattaaatgtgtataaccTTAAAAAAGAGAGGAGAAATCAGAGAGTTGTCAACGTTTCTGCTTGGTAATCTTTAAACATATATAATCACATGTCCAGTGCGAAACGCTGACTAGAGGGATATAAACCCCTAGagtattgggctgtggagcagcatCTGGAGTGATACACCCAATACCTATGAGTTAGAGCGacatttgtgatccaaaactaatcattcaaTATTAATAACTGTCTGACAAAATGTTTGCAGTTGAATGCAACAATGTTGAGGCAAGTAAGAAAAGTAAATGGcctgttattattttaacactttataaaattctgaggatgcttcctcaccatttgctcaCTCTCCAGTCTATTTGTGTGCTGGAACCccatctaatgtgtttacaaatccCTAGTGAATATAaccaattaaaaaacaaagggtctcgccctggtatgctaggctttctctctctgtactcacagcagagaaacagcatctggagttGTTCAGACAACAGAGAAacttgaaaagcatgaaaacagaTGAGGATTATGCTCGTtaggtgggtaacattgacttatttttgttgtagttGCTAATGGTGGAACTGACGCCAAATCCGGGAGACTGCTTACTGCaataaagtaaacacaaaagtgctacagaatgaacaacctgagttacaaatgagattctgtggtagtTTAAACACCAAATAAAACCTTACAGATAACTTatacttcagccacatacaaacaattaGTTTTTCCTCACATATAccatagagagatagagagagagagagagagagagagagagagagagagaatttcataaagttccatccatccatccattatctgtaaccgcttgtccaatttagggtcgcggggggtccagagcctacctggaataatctggcgcaaggcgggaatacaccctggaggggacaccagtccttcacagggcaacacagacacacacacattcactcacacctacggacactttcaagtcgccaatccacctgcaacgtgtgtttttggactgtgggaggaaaccggagcacccggaggaaagccacgcggacacggggagaacacaccaactcctcacagacagtcacccggagctggaatcgaacccacaacctccaggcccctggagctgtgtgactgcgacactacctgccgcagCAGGTTATACATTGAAAATAAGACTAAATGTCTCCTAAGCACAATGCATAATTATGCTGGGACATAGAGGTACTGGTATAGTAGCAGGAATGTACTATACCTAAGTAATATTTCTCAAAACATTAGAACACATTAGAGcagccaaaataaaatgaataaactaGTTGACCCCTAAATAAATATCTGCAAATTCCAAGTACTTTATGATCACAAAATCTTTCTACCACTTGGTtttcaaaattaatttattgaCATATTGAAACATAAAAGCATGATTGACAAAGAAAACAATATTTTCTACCTGCTAAAAAAGTCATCTAaaccattaaaatatatattttttcagaccAAATTTAAGGTTACTCTAAACTAAATATATTCCAATGGTTTTCCTGCATTAACACTTCTGTTTAGTAAACAACTTCCTAAACCATGTTACAGAGACCTGCCATAAAGAAAAACACCTATTGTCCATTTAAAACTTGGCTCCATTAGGAGATGCTGCCCTCCATTTAATCATCAGAACTAAAGATCTAACAGATTATGACATAAAGAGTATGACATTTTAAATGCTTGCTAACAGTTTGTACTCAAACCtcaatttttttacatttaatctcTTGAGTGTGAAACTCGGCcataaaataaattcaaacaAACATCTTCACATAATTTTgtttacaaaatgtaaatgttttgatCACCTTATTCTAGAATGGGTGTAACCAAAACACAAAACTGATTCCATTTGCGCAGGGGATGAAAAAAATAGTGTTCAACTCTAAATCTGTCTTAAGatcaaaaataaagaatataatAGAGATAAAACAAGTACAGATTTAAATTTTCAAAATCAAtgtaacacaaacaaaaaaggcaggacttttgaaaaataataatctcCAATGATCAGCAATATGTTTGTATTCAGTATATTATAAACAAGTGAACATTAACACTTCAAACTGTAACATGTCTTCCAAGCTGCATAGGAATACGCTATATGGTGAGCATCATAAACAGACAGGACTTTAATTAGCAGATAACCTCTTTAATTGTAGATGTTTTGTAGGCAGGGTGTATTAAGAAAATCCAAGATCCTTTAACATTCAAGTTCCACATGTATTCTTATTGTCTGACACAATTCGCTTGAAGTTGAAGTGTCCATGACTCCTTTCCTCACAGTGGGTAGACTTCATAGATTACATATGAATGAGGGGTATTTAAGTCCCTGTTGTGTCCATGAGTCAATATTTGACCTGAAACAATCAAATTCAGGATTCAGGGGCTGTGGACTGGCTGGCTGTACCACTGCGTGTGCGTAATTGTGATTGGGCAATATCAGCCAGAGCGCTCTGTATCTTCTCTAGTAACAAATCTCCTCTGTACACCACTTCTTCCAGTCGTGCTGCGGCCTCATGGTTCTCCTCTTCCAACTGCCTTAGACTAGCAGCCTGGTTcaatatagttaaaaaaaatgtgttcagtAATGCACAACAGTATGTATAATACAGGAATTTAGTACTGAAATTGATCATTTTAAGGGTACAGACTGCATTATAGTACTACAGAGTGCCAAATTTTGGTTAAAGCCTAATAAATACTCAGGGCAATGAACTCTTAAGCAGTTTCACTCATGTTTGTGCCCCAACACAGCCACTATCCGCTGTCTCTCAAAAGGGCCCAAATGTCCTGTATGActagatacatttttttatgttaattgTTGGTCTGAATGTCAGCAATACCCCTACTCCATCATCATTTTTAAGACCTCGACTATTGATGCAAATGGATGATGACATTGAAATTACTGTATTTACAACACAATAACATAACACTGGCCTTGAAAACACCTCTAACAGGAGCAAAATCCTGGTCAAACAAAGTCCCCAGGTGAAAATGTAAGTGAGGAATGTCAGTATCTCCAAGTAATGAAGTTGAGTGTGCATGCCTTCAAAACCCATGTTTTATGTTGCTTTTATGTTACACATTATTCATGTTTACTTAGAACTTTAACACTTTTTGTCTCTCTGAGAAAATCTAATATCGTCATCACTGATTACAAGTGATaatattctttttattattattacagagagagagtaaattaAACAAGAATGTACAGCTGGGTACTGGTACAAATAGGAATGGTACACAATCCTAATTTATACCATTACACacaattaatattttacatgtgCCCAAACATAACTTCATTAAATTACTAGCTAATTACAGCACTTTGCAAGCATGAATGCTAAATCTGTACTTCTTAATTCTAATCACTATGTAAATTGCAGTAGATGTACCTGTAAAGCAGCCGTAGATTCTTCGCTAGGCAGAGAGTCGATTAACACATCAACATCTTTAGCTGTTCTTGCAATCAGAGCTGCAAAAAGCTGTGCATACTCTGTGGCAAAAAACAAAGAACTAATTAGCTTAAATCCCACGGAGTAACAGCTCCAGTCCTGTAGACTGAACGTTTTCATGCTGATCCTTACTTAACACATAACATTTGTCTGACAGCATGTTAAGCATGTTATACTTAAACTGATCGACAGCtgtgctattaaaataatggaCGTACCTTCTGTGGGGTTTGAGGGCTGATCTTTGTTGATGGCGGTCTGGATGTTGCTGAAGGGCGCAGGCGGTGCACATTGCTGCAGAACTCCAATGGCATTACAGAACTGATCAGCCAACTATAttatattacaaaaaaatacatttacaaatgaatttAAGGTGCTTTGGAGCTGAGAAGAGGAACGAAAAATTATTGTAGCAACTATAGCCACCACCTTTCCTTCTGTCATTTCATATACAAGCACAGGAACACACAACAACATATGTACATCCTTCCACATACAGAATAGCGGATATACAGACAGTGTGAATATGAGCTAGCCATTACTAAAATCTCTAACGTTAGTAtctactgttttgtttttaatcagaaaACACAACAGCGCAAAAGACTGCTGGAGCTCATTATAATACACATAATTACAGTCTTTACATTACTGATAACGCGACTGGCCTTTAGAACTGTTCTAAAAATACAGATCTAATCACAGAACACGACACTTCtagcaaataaaatgtttaaaaacacgaATACTGTCTCACAGAGTTGACTGcgtcctgaagctgtgtgagtCTGTCCgccatgatctctgagtgtcgcCCCCACGCCGCCCGGAGGACTGATGGAGCCTCACGTGACACAGCCTTCAGCGAGTCAGAGTAACTGAATCGGCTCAACCAGAAGAGTCGGTTCCAAACTACTCTTAGTTCAGTCGCATTGTTGGTTCACAcgataattttttttaatgtcatttaatTATCAATCATTTAATCCCAAGTAAACCACAGTTAAACCAATATACGGATTCACATACCTTCTACATTATCGATTTAAAAAATTGCATCATTATGGTTTATAACAAGTATCAGTTTTATGAAGCACTGCTTTCATGAATCTTTACAATTGAATGCTCGCCCTCTTTTGGAGACTTTTTAGCTTGCAAAATGTAGTTAGTGAGTGGCCAGTGTCATACTTTGCATTAACAGGCAATAAGTCACagggagaatgaatgaattcatgaaTTATTCAAGGGACatcatatgtttataaatactgGCATTAAAATCGGCTCATAAAAGCCTAAAATTAGAAGAATGACCCAAACTTTGTAATACGAAATAAGTCATGGGCCAGATTTTTCAAGACGGATTCAGGAGGGGGCTTGACATTTTTAGCTCCTTAAGATATATAAATATGTCTTCGATCGTGATTTATAGAACAAATTGTTGACCACAGTGCTCACTTAAGAGTCGGTTTGGGAGTCGACTCTTTCGACTCATTAGtggattatgtgtgtgtgaatgagagaagAGTGTGAAAATGGGAGTTGGTTTTGTGAGGTGAGGAGTCAGTGGTTGAACCATGCTCCGGAGGAGGCGGGCGTACAGGGAGAGAGCGCGGTCCGAGTTCAGGGCTTGTGTTGTCGTCTGTTAGAGAAGCGGAGCCTCGGGGCCGCggaggagaagagaaggagagagtggaGGGAAGATGAAGACTCCGAGCAGAGGACAGAGAGGAttaggaggaggaagaggtctACTGTTCGTCGTCGTTTCGTGTTTTCTTCATGTTCTTCAGGCACAGGAGGAGAGTGagtttcctttttcttttctcgTCGGTTTTTCACACGTTTAAAAATCTGCGCACACTACCGATTTTTGTCTTTCAACGTTATTTATCATTGTTTAAGGACTGACAATCTGGAGAGACCAGCGTTCAAATGTGGACGACTGTAAATCTGAACAACGCCAAAAAGTGACTGTGCTTTTCTGAGCTGGATTTGCAGCtctgtttattttgtatattttgtccCTCAATTTTCCTGGTCCCTATGggcttatgttttttttaaagggctTTGAAACCAATTTATACACTTATATAATGACGTGTATATaaaatgaagtggttaaatgtaAAAACGTGATTAAGAATGATTATTAGACTGCGTGATTCCTGAGACAGTGGCTTAAGGTATTTAACGAAAAACTCAGAACCCCCTACAGTAAAACATTTCCCATTTAAAGCACTCAGAACTACTTAGTTTGCATCTATCAGGTGAACAAACAGTGTAGAAGCTGACTGACTGGTATTCAAACATGAAGTCTCACCATTTTGTTTTAAGTGTTAAATACAGGTAGTTTATACATTGTTCCTGATcatgttaaatgtattttatgaaaTGTGTTCTGTATCTACTTGTATAGTTTCATtgcactgttttgtgtttttcatgttttggtCCATGTCCATATTTGTATGGTCCTCAAGCTTAGTCTCTGTTATGCTGATAGTCTGTGCATATGTATTCTTATATTAAAGTGTTGCATACATTTAAGCTCTACACATATATTTAAGTCTATACAATTTAGTTCTGTGCTGCATGCAGTGCAGTCCTTTTGTTGATGTTGTAaattgtgtgtaaatatatactACATCCTGTCTGTGTTATACTAATCTAGGTATGCATGTGTACAAGCATAAACTAAGCTAGAGGAACATAAAATGTAGAGTAGATAACATATAATGAGAATGAATAAATTTAACATTGCAACAAACAAAGGATAAGATCACCTACCTGTCTTTTACATGTAAACAGAGCGTGGTGTGTGtatcatttaatattaaataacactACTTATATGAACCAGTTCCTAGTGTCAGTGGGTGGGTATTCTAACCCTAAAAAGTCTGGATATCATTTGTTTCGACCTGCCACCCAgttcaaaatatttattgaaaTCTTTGGGTTTGACCTTATTAAAACTGGGCTGGTGTTTTCTCACATAAAATGTAACCTGGAAGTATCTGAAAACATGACTGAGGGGAAGGTAATAGCCATATTACAGTGTTCCTGTGGCAGTTTCTACCCCATTTCAATATACAAAAAaactcatttattaatttattccatGTGCAGTCTGATGTATTTCACTTTTATGAAATGTGGAAGTCTTACATTGATTTCGTCAGATGGCCAGTCAGCTATTTTAGTGTTAGGTTTGCCTTATCGTCTTGTACTAGTTTGATATATACATCTATTTACTATGTCCCACTGCATTACTCATTACTTATTACTTATGTTATTATGCTGTCCCTATTTTTGGTATCCCCTTCTTATGTTTGAATTATCTTCATGATCACATGGACTTAAAACTCTCTAGTGTTCTGCACTATAGAGACAGATTGCATAACTGGCAAAGTACAGAGGTGTATGAGGTTTCAGTGTGAACTTCTAACCAGTCACCACACTAGGCTCTATGTAGACTGATCTTCTGCTGACTCTGACAGGAAAGGCACAAGTTCCAATCTGAGACATTCAAACAAGAAACCACAGCACCATTTACTTGTAAATGTTATAAAGTGAAACTCGCTCTGTACGCTTTGCACATTGTCCAGGAGACAACAGTATAGATCTGACTTTCGGCTATGCGTTAAAATTCATATTAGGATTTTCCTCTTTTCATAATGCAAATagacataaaaatatatgtatacgTATGTAATGAAAGCACTTGTTATGAATGATGGCAGTTGTTCCATGCTTGAAGAA is part of the Hoplias malabaricus isolate fHopMal1 chromosome 4, fHopMal1.hap1, whole genome shotgun sequence genome and encodes:
- the med21 gene encoding mediator of RNA polymerase II transcription subunit 21, which produces MADRLTQLQDAVNSLADQFCNAIGVLQQCAPPAPFSNIQTAINKDQPSNPTEEYAQLFAALIARTAKDVDVLIDSLPSEESTAALQAASLRQLEEENHEAAARLEEVVYRGDLLLEKIQSALADIAQSQLRTRSGTASQSTAPES